The following proteins come from a genomic window of Corallococcus sp. NCRR:
- a CDS encoding ADP-ribosylglycohydrolase family protein: MPPPPKRRATGPDPLPGQRARGALLGLAIGNALAVPTAGRPFYAPAFPQLAEGPYQGMHGGGPHDLRKGQVTEPTQLAVALALSLRDMKRYDAGDALKRYRAWQSHAFAVSEPMKELFQECDASLPPVVKDSGKRVWQKNLRRMAPAGALPRVVPLGVHLARDAFALAKASLEDTALTHFDPRSQLAGAGLCAAIAKAVTGGPNLKAADLLPAAEVGISLAAAALGKQEKDYVQEVAFAAKLLREDLTLAAQDDPQLYGPELHMHRPGNNAVRAAFRLAFWELLHVPTAEAALLDVVHRGGDTEVHGAVTGALVGAFHGEGALPEEWRQKVLLALQPYNPLQKGTVLWEVYHPRHLLLLAPG, from the coding sequence ATGCCTCCTCCTCCCAAGCGTCGCGCCACGGGCCCCGACCCGCTCCCCGGGCAGCGCGCCCGGGGCGCCCTCCTGGGCCTCGCCATCGGCAATGCCCTGGCCGTCCCCACCGCGGGGAGGCCCTTCTACGCACCGGCCTTCCCCCAGCTCGCCGAGGGGCCGTACCAGGGCATGCACGGGGGCGGTCCGCACGACCTGCGCAAGGGACAGGTGACGGAGCCCACCCAGCTCGCGGTGGCGCTGGCCCTCAGCCTGCGGGACATGAAGCGCTACGACGCGGGGGACGCCCTCAAGCGCTACCGGGCCTGGCAGTCGCACGCCTTCGCCGTCAGCGAGCCCATGAAGGAGCTGTTCCAGGAGTGCGACGCGAGCCTCCCGCCCGTGGTGAAGGACTCCGGCAAGCGCGTGTGGCAGAAGAACCTCCGGCGGATGGCCCCCGCGGGCGCCCTGCCGCGCGTGGTGCCCCTGGGCGTGCACCTGGCGAGGGACGCCTTCGCCCTGGCGAAGGCGTCGCTGGAGGACACCGCCCTCACCCACTTCGACCCGCGCAGCCAGCTGGCCGGCGCCGGGCTGTGCGCCGCCATCGCCAAGGCGGTGACGGGCGGACCGAACCTGAAGGCCGCGGACCTGCTGCCCGCCGCGGAGGTGGGCATCTCCCTGGCCGCCGCCGCCTTGGGGAAGCAGGAGAAGGACTACGTCCAGGAGGTGGCCTTCGCCGCGAAGCTCCTGCGCGAGGACCTGACCCTGGCGGCCCAGGACGACCCGCAGCTCTACGGCCCGGAGCTGCACATGCACCGGCCCGGCAATAACGCGGTGCGTGCAGCGTTCCGGCTGGCCTTCTGGGAGCTGCTGCACGTCCCCACCGCCGAAGCGGCGCTCCTGGACGTCGTCCACCGGGGCGGCGACACGGAGGTCCACGGCGCCGTCACCGGGGCGCTGGTGGGCGCCTTCCACGGCGAGGGCGCGCTGCCGGAGGAGTGGCGCCAGAAGGTCCTGCTGGCCCTCCAGCCCTACAACCCCCTCCAGAAGGGAACGGTGCTGTGGGAGGTGTACCACCCCCGGCACCTGCTGCTGCTGGCCCCGGGGTGA
- the eno gene encoding phosphopyruvate hydratase: MTEIAQILAREVLDSRGNPTVEAEVLLVGGSRGRATVPSGASTGEHEAHELRDGDKGRYLGKGVKKAVDHVRDTIGPALIGMDAVDQVAVDQRMIELDGTSTKSKLGANSILAVSMATARAAADAHGLPLYRYVGGLQARTLPVPLMNILNGGAHADTRVDVQEFMVVPAGAKTFAEGLRWGAEVFHALKKILKGRKLATGVGDEGGYAPDLPANEEALKLIMEAIDAAGFKAGEQLFLALDVAASEFFDKGSKKYKLKGEGKEYDSQGLLEYYRGLTQKYPIISIEDGMAEDDWEGWKKLTDALGDKVQLVGDDLFVTNVERLSRGIETGTANSILVKVNQIGSLTETFDAVRMAHKAGMTSIMSHRSGESEDTTIADLAVALDCGQIKTGSASRSDRVAKYNQLLRIEEELGAGARYAGRTAFRSLAKKQ; the protein is encoded by the coding sequence ATGACCGAGATCGCTCAAATCCTGGCGCGTGAAGTGCTCGATTCCCGTGGCAACCCGACCGTGGAGGCCGAAGTGCTCCTCGTGGGCGGCTCGCGTGGCCGCGCGACGGTGCCCTCCGGCGCCTCCACCGGCGAGCACGAGGCGCACGAGCTGCGTGACGGCGACAAGGGCCGCTACCTGGGCAAGGGCGTGAAGAAGGCCGTGGACCACGTGCGCGACACCATCGGGCCGGCGCTCATCGGCATGGACGCCGTGGACCAGGTGGCCGTGGACCAGCGGATGATTGAGCTGGACGGCACGTCCACCAAGTCCAAGCTGGGCGCCAACTCCATCCTCGCCGTCTCCATGGCCACCGCGCGCGCCGCGGCGGACGCGCACGGCCTGCCGCTGTACCGCTACGTGGGCGGCCTGCAGGCGCGCACGCTGCCCGTGCCGCTGATGAACATCCTCAACGGCGGCGCGCACGCGGACACCCGCGTGGACGTGCAGGAGTTCATGGTGGTGCCCGCCGGCGCCAAGACGTTCGCCGAAGGCCTGCGCTGGGGCGCGGAGGTGTTCCACGCGCTCAAGAAGATCCTCAAGGGCCGCAAGCTGGCCACGGGCGTGGGCGACGAGGGCGGCTACGCCCCGGACCTGCCGGCCAACGAGGAGGCGCTCAAGCTCATCATGGAGGCCATCGACGCCGCGGGCTTCAAGGCGGGCGAGCAGCTCTTCCTGGCGCTGGACGTGGCCGCGAGCGAGTTCTTCGACAAGGGCTCCAAGAAGTACAAGCTCAAGGGCGAGGGCAAGGAGTACGACTCGCAGGGCCTCCTGGAGTACTACCGGGGCCTCACCCAGAAGTACCCCATCATCTCCATTGAAGACGGCATGGCGGAGGATGACTGGGAGGGGTGGAAGAAGCTCACCGACGCGCTGGGTGACAAGGTGCAGCTGGTGGGCGACGACCTCTTCGTCACCAACGTGGAGCGCCTGTCCAGGGGCATCGAGACGGGCACGGCGAACTCCATCCTGGTGAAGGTGAACCAGATTGGTTCGCTCACGGAGACGTTCGACGCGGTGCGCATGGCGCACAAGGCGGGCATGACGTCCATCATGAGCCACCGCTCCGGCGAGTCCGAGGACACCACCATCGCGGACCTGGCGGTGGCGCTGGACTGCGGGCAGATCAAGACGGGCTCGGCGTCGCGCTCGGACCGCGTGGCCAAGTACAACCAGCTGCTGCGCATCGAAGAGGAGCTGGGCGCCGGTGCGCGGTACGCGGGCCGCACCGCCTTCCGCTCGCTCGCGAAGAAGCAGTGA
- the surE gene encoding 5'/3'-nucleotidase SurE, with protein sequence MSTSRPRILVSNDDGYFSEGLQTLVEAVSPLGEVWVVAPDREQSAASHAISLHRPLRIKEVRERWFAVDGTPTDCSYLAVNHLLKDNRPQLMVSGINHGANLADDVTYSGTVAAAMEAAFLGIPAIAFSLVSRGPFDFGPAGRFARALVTEALSRPLPPRMLLNVNIPGGVEPDGYVITKQGRHSYGNKVVEKEDPRGRKYYWIGGTEYAHDDIPGSDCNTVIDEKRVSVTPLHFEMTDHGRIPELSGWNLQGFQRRGPGGGA encoded by the coding sequence GTGAGCACTTCGCGCCCCCGCATCCTCGTCTCCAACGACGACGGCTACTTCTCCGAAGGGCTGCAGACGTTGGTGGAGGCGGTGAGTCCCCTGGGCGAGGTGTGGGTGGTGGCGCCTGACCGCGAGCAGAGCGCCGCCTCCCATGCCATCAGCCTGCACCGGCCGCTGCGCATCAAGGAGGTGCGCGAGCGGTGGTTCGCCGTGGACGGCACCCCCACGGATTGCTCGTATCTGGCGGTGAACCACCTGCTGAAGGACAATCGTCCCCAGCTCATGGTCTCCGGCATCAATCACGGCGCGAACCTGGCGGACGACGTCACGTACTCCGGGACGGTGGCGGCGGCCATGGAGGCCGCGTTCCTGGGCATCCCGGCCATCGCGTTCAGTCTGGTGTCGCGGGGGCCGTTCGACTTCGGGCCGGCGGGCCGCTTCGCGCGGGCGCTGGTGACGGAGGCGCTGTCGCGGCCCCTGCCGCCCCGGATGCTCCTCAACGTGAACATCCCGGGGGGCGTGGAGCCGGACGGCTACGTCATCACGAAGCAGGGGCGGCACTCCTACGGCAACAAGGTCGTGGAGAAGGAGGACCCGCGCGGCCGCAAGTACTACTGGATTGGCGGCACGGAGTACGCGCACGACGACATCCCGGGCAGCGACTGCAACACCGTCATCGACGAGAAGCGCGTGTCGGTGACGCCGCTGCACTTCGAGATGACCGACCACGGTCGCATCCCCGAACTCTCCGGGTGGAACCTGCAGGGCTTCCAGCGGCGCGGTCCGGGCGGCGGTGCCTGA
- a CDS encoding peptidoglycan DD-metalloendopeptidase family protein: MLLAAALFSGCVGTQAASSSQLDTAGVGPESTSNGKPLSFALRPSHEEPELVAVRHRVAAGETMYRIAKTYGITVEELAQANGIKDPRELAVGKELLIPGSEPPKYGDPGPLSDEEPELVLSKPGQAPVSTPRRSVPAVARREEPRARVVSGRPGAPSRPRLATQGMLDWPLRGVLYGRFGKKGKEPHDGIDLAAPAGTPVKTAQEGTVLYAGEQKGYGLIVIVEHASPLITLYAHNRDLRVKTGQKVRRGQVIATVGESGRTSGPHVHFEVRVDGKPADPLEYLGVMPSAND, from the coding sequence GTGTTGCTCGCGGCCGCGCTGTTCAGCGGCTGCGTGGGCACCCAGGCCGCCTCCTCCTCCCAACTGGACACGGCGGGCGTGGGGCCCGAGTCGACGAGCAACGGCAAGCCGCTGTCCTTCGCGCTGAGGCCCTCGCACGAGGAGCCGGAGCTGGTGGCGGTGCGCCACCGCGTGGCGGCGGGCGAGACGATGTACCGCATCGCCAAGACGTACGGCATCACGGTGGAGGAGCTGGCCCAGGCCAACGGCATCAAGGATCCGCGTGAGCTGGCGGTGGGCAAGGAGCTGCTGATTCCAGGCAGCGAGCCGCCGAAGTACGGCGACCCAGGGCCGCTGTCCGACGAGGAGCCGGAGCTGGTGCTCTCCAAGCCGGGGCAGGCGCCGGTGTCCACGCCGCGCCGCTCGGTGCCGGCGGTGGCGCGCCGCGAGGAGCCGCGCGCGCGCGTGGTGTCGGGGCGTCCGGGCGCGCCGTCGCGTCCGAGGCTCGCGACGCAGGGGATGCTCGACTGGCCGCTGCGGGGCGTGCTGTACGGCCGCTTTGGCAAGAAGGGCAAGGAGCCGCACGACGGCATCGACCTGGCGGCGCCCGCGGGCACGCCCGTCAAGACGGCGCAGGAGGGCACGGTCCTCTACGCGGGCGAGCAGAAGGGCTACGGCCTCATCGTCATCGTGGAGCACGCGTCGCCGTTGATCACCCTCTACGCGCACAACCGCGACCTGCGCGTGAAGACGGGGCAGAAGGTCCGGCGCGGGCAGGTCATCGCCACGGTGGGCGAGTCCGGCCGCACCTCCGGCCCGCACGTGCACTTCGAGGTGCGCGTGGACGGCAAGCCAGCGGATCCGCTGGAGTACCTGGGCGTCATGCCGTCCGCGAACGACTAG
- a CDS encoding CHRD domain-containing protein, translating to MRIPLSLTLVLTLGALSSHAKDPALGATTFTVYEAFLSPAQEPGEESETPKPLQKSLGATAPSTPREQRPSRGHGVLRFSKDLTRAYVEVEMTGVNPADILMFHIHCGPPGVLGPVVVDFGESGNLTKTLANGRWSVELTNANVTFIKDMKGMKSGLPESCPAELGFLAQTRTLAGLESLARKGVLYFNLHTKAHTYYGEMRGQLYAVQP from the coding sequence ATGCGAATTCCCCTGTCCCTGACCCTCGTCCTGACCCTCGGCGCGCTGTCCTCCCATGCCAAGGATCCCGCGCTCGGCGCGACGACCTTCACCGTCTACGAAGCCTTCCTCAGCCCCGCCCAGGAGCCCGGCGAGGAGTCCGAGACGCCCAAGCCCCTGCAGAAGAGCCTTGGGGCCACCGCGCCCTCGACGCCGAGGGAACAGCGGCCGTCCCGGGGCCATGGGGTGCTGCGCTTCTCCAAGGACCTGACCCGGGCCTACGTCGAGGTCGAGATGACCGGCGTCAATCCCGCCGACATCCTCATGTTCCACATCCACTGCGGCCCGCCGGGCGTGCTGGGTCCCGTGGTGGTGGATTTCGGCGAGTCGGGCAACCTGACGAAGACGCTCGCCAACGGACGCTGGTCGGTGGAGCTGACCAACGCGAACGTCACCTTCATCAAGGACATGAAGGGCATGAAGTCCGGCCTCCCGGAGAGCTGTCCGGCGGAGCTGGGCTTCCTGGCCCAGACGCGGACGCTGGCCGGGCTCGAGTCGCTCGCGCGCAAGGGCGTGCTCTATTTCAACCTGCACACCAAGGCCCATACCTATTACGGAGAGATGCGCGGGCAGCTCTACGCCGTCCAGCCCTGA
- a CDS encoding LysR family transcriptional regulator, which produces MDLEELRAFVGVAETGSFLAAADILGVSRTTLRRRVEALEARAGVPLLKSTRTGVVLTEAGEVLARRGRLMMQETRALVASLREVGQVPAGLLRVVLPVGLPPHLLSPLFGLLRSTYPLLRVHACFSDHPLAEPLDNVDLAVHFGEDMPRGPWISQVVLRVRERLWAAEAYLRERGAPDSVEALRGHELFSWEGPGGDACLWPQLRGPAFQVEPALISTDIHFIRACCLAGQGIGLIPSVDLADPGEAEGVLVPVLADVVGREQPLRVSVPEALSELPKIRQVLEHIRRIIAPL; this is translated from the coding sequence ATGGACCTGGAAGAGTTGCGTGCCTTTGTCGGCGTCGCTGAGACGGGCTCGTTCCTGGCCGCGGCGGACATCCTGGGAGTGTCGAGGACGACGCTCAGGCGTCGCGTGGAGGCGCTGGAGGCTCGCGCGGGAGTGCCCCTGCTCAAGAGCACCCGGACGGGCGTGGTGTTGACGGAGGCAGGCGAGGTGCTCGCCCGTCGCGGCCGGCTGATGATGCAGGAGACGCGCGCCCTGGTGGCCTCACTGCGCGAGGTCGGGCAGGTCCCCGCGGGGCTCCTGCGCGTGGTGCTGCCGGTGGGCCTGCCGCCACACCTGCTGTCGCCGCTATTCGGCTTGCTGCGGAGCACCTATCCGCTCCTGCGGGTGCACGCGTGCTTCAGCGACCATCCGCTGGCGGAGCCGCTGGACAACGTGGACCTCGCGGTGCACTTCGGGGAGGACATGCCCCGGGGCCCCTGGATTTCCCAGGTGGTGCTGCGAGTCCGCGAGCGCCTCTGGGCAGCCGAGGCCTACCTGCGTGAGCGCGGTGCGCCCGACTCCGTGGAGGCCCTGCGGGGCCACGAGCTCTTCTCCTGGGAGGGCCCCGGGGGCGACGCATGCCTGTGGCCCCAGCTTCGAGGCCCCGCGTTCCAGGTGGAACCCGCCCTCATCTCCACGGACATCCATTTCATCCGGGCGTGCTGCCTCGCAGGGCAGGGCATCGGGTTGATTCCCAGCGTGGACCTGGCGGACCCGGGCGAGGCGGAGGGGGTCCTGGTCCCCGTGCTCGCGGACGTCGTGGGGCGTGAGCAGCCGCTGCGCGTGAGCGTCCCGGAGGCGCTCAGCGAGCTTCCGAAGATCCGGCAGGTGCTCGAACACATCCGGCGGATCATCGCGCCGCTGTGA